The following proteins are encoded in a genomic region of Maribacter hydrothermalis:
- a CDS encoding GNAT family N-acetyltransferase has product MQYLEECENIGLWNNFLEKEKNSQIITIAHNPCLGGILSKTFGYSYKNYFIKDKEKTIGVLPTVTIGKKIISMPHFSYGGPILKNSFDQNVEVSSLIKDSKYEFRSFTKLSKFTNEKKLTFIVSLIESADEIFKGFSSRFRTKIRKSKKYGFTIKTGGIDILDDFYLLYSKRMLQKGSPPLGKSFFKNLLEHYENGKAEITTVYDKDKPVATGFCLSYLNFKEFCWGSTDHEYNRHNVNALLLWNLIKGSALDGYKYFSLGRSTRDSNNHGYKLQWNPIELPLYFNLSEASSGSIKDLDFLTKIWKHQPLKTSQILGHYVSKYVY; this is encoded by the coding sequence ATGCAATATCTTGAAGAATGTGAAAATATAGGATTATGGAATAATTTTCTTGAAAAGGAGAAGAATAGCCAAATAATTACCATTGCTCATAATCCATGCTTAGGAGGTATACTCTCTAAGACATTTGGATATTCCTACAAGAATTATTTTATAAAAGATAAAGAGAAAACTATTGGCGTTTTGCCAACGGTAACAATAGGAAAAAAAATAATTTCCATGCCTCATTTTTCTTATGGTGGTCCAATTTTAAAAAATAGTTTTGACCAAAATGTTGAAGTCTCCTCTTTAATTAAAGATTCTAAATATGAGTTTAGGAGTTTTACAAAACTCTCAAAATTTACTAATGAAAAGAAGTTAACTTTTATAGTGTCACTAATAGAATCTGCCGATGAAATATTTAAGGGTTTTTCTTCAAGATTTAGAACAAAAATCAGAAAATCCAAGAAGTATGGTTTTACTATAAAAACTGGGGGTATTGATATTCTGGATGACTTTTATCTTTTATATTCAAAAAGAATGCTGCAGAAAGGATCACCACCACTTGGAAAATCGTTCTTTAAAAATTTATTGGAACATTATGAAAATGGTAAAGCTGAAATAACCACTGTGTACGATAAAGATAAACCTGTGGCAACCGGGTTTTGTTTATCATATCTAAATTTCAAAGAATTTTGTTGGGGAAGCACAGACCATGAGTATAACAGGCATAATGTAAATGCCTTACTTCTTTGGAATTTAATTAAAGGGTCTGCTTTAGATGGATATAAATACTTTTCATTAGGAAGATCAACTCGTGATAGTAATAATCATGGTTATAAATTACAATGGAATCCTATTGAATTGCCTTTGTATTTTAATTTGTCTGAAGCGTCCTCTGGGTCAATTAAAGATTTAGATTTTTTAACCAAAATCTGGAAACACCAGCCTTTAAAAACTTCTCAAATACTCGGGCATTACGTGTCTAAATATGTGTATTAA
- a CDS encoding GNAT family N-acetyltransferase, with product MFSFIKCDNVQVWNNFLEKEKASQMVTIAHNPCLGGILSKTFGYSAQNYLIKKEDEIVGVLPTVTIGNKMVSMPHFSYGGPILKEHSLDNFDMSLFFKDGKYEVRSFNKLSKHYSEEKISCILELKPTEDEMIMTVQKKLRQKIRKVAKMDFRVVSGGAELLDDYYKAFTTRMLKFGSPPLGRQFFKNLLEEYENGDVQITIIYDGDKIITAGFSISYLGFNELCWSGTDDEYNKHNVNALLFWEMIKTSIEKGHRYFSFGRSTKESSQHFFKKLWSPIEMPIYYNLSQAPGTSIKDMEFLTKIWKHQPLKTSQILGHYVSKYVY from the coding sequence ATGTTTTCATTTATAAAATGTGATAATGTACAAGTTTGGAATAATTTTCTTGAAAAGGAAAAGGCCAGCCAAATGGTAACCATTGCTCATAACCCATGTTTAGGAGGTATTCTTTCTAAAACATTTGGGTATTCAGCACAGAATTACCTCATTAAAAAAGAAGACGAAATAGTAGGTGTATTGCCAACCGTAACTATTGGCAACAAAATGGTATCAATGCCTCATTTTTCTTATGGCGGACCTATTTTAAAAGAACATTCCTTAGATAATTTTGATATGTCTTTATTTTTTAAGGACGGTAAGTATGAAGTACGAAGCTTTAATAAATTATCCAAACACTATAGTGAGGAAAAAATCAGCTGCATTTTAGAGCTTAAGCCTACTGAGGACGAAATGATCATGACCGTTCAAAAGAAATTGCGCCAAAAGATTAGAAAGGTTGCAAAGATGGACTTTAGAGTGGTTTCTGGTGGAGCCGAGTTGTTAGATGATTATTACAAGGCCTTTACGACGCGGATGTTAAAATTTGGTTCACCTCCATTAGGACGTCAATTCTTTAAAAATTTATTGGAAGAATACGAGAATGGAGATGTACAAATTACCATCATTTACGACGGGGATAAAATTATAACTGCCGGATTTTCCATTTCATATTTAGGATTTAATGAATTGTGCTGGTCGGGTACTGATGATGAGTATAACAAGCATAATGTAAATGCGTTGTTGTTCTGGGAAATGATTAAAACATCCATAGAAAAAGGCCATAGGTACTTTTCTTTTGGCAGGTCAACAAAAGAAAGCTCCCAACATTTTTTTAAAAAACTATGGAGCCCTATAGAGATGCCTATTTATTACAACTTATCCCAGGCGCCGGGAACTTCTATAAAAGACATGGAATTTTTAACGAAAATTTGGAAACACCAGCCATTAAAAACATCACAAATACTTGGGCACTACGTGTCTAAATACGTGTACTAA